The following proteins come from a genomic window of Lolium rigidum isolate FL_2022 chromosome 5, APGP_CSIRO_Lrig_0.1, whole genome shotgun sequence:
- the LOC124655730 gene encoding ankyrin repeat and SOCS box protein 2-like, whose amino-acid sequence MENATLGGHCEAVRLLLSKGVPVDPVDHRGAPLHLAASKDHVEVVKFLLEHAADINKVVNHIVSPLTIALCGKSLKCIKLLIEAGADVNALDSSAPTPLAQAVHDGLTDIIKLLLEAGADVNGLGSSAPTPLAQAVYDGLTDIIKLLLEAGADPNIPDQGSISLSSSHLLLSCKLCDLQSWPLSPCIRFRVERKLGHQRYKVRCIDCSCLTKYCSVVIYSVHLFGFASQLGLHQGLIPIEQAAVRRRRELVEVLFPWTTPISCLPDWSVNGIIRTVNYWRINPLQACRYFFYYFLPGYLMKLNARDVVVWAAVSMEERTAYWKSRGKEAFARGDYLTAISCYDKVLDINPSDTPMHANKSLCWLRMRHGRLTLEDARKCKMIRPRWSKAWYREGAALSFMKDYDGAADAFWEALQLDPKSGEIREALRKAEKAAEESWRM is encoded by the exons atggagaa TGCAACACTCGGAG GGCACTGTGAGGCTGTAAGGCTATTGCTGTCCAAAGGAGTTCCTGTGGATCCTGTTGATCATCGAGGGGCGCCGTTACACTTGGCTGCTTCAAAAGACCATGTTGAGGTTGTGAAGTTTCTGCTGGAGCATGCTGCTGAT ATCAACAAAGTGGTCAATCACATCGTTTCACCCCTCACGATTGCTCTATGTGGGAAGTCCCTGAAATGCATCAAGCTACTGATTGAG GCTGGTGCTGATGTGAATGCTCTTGATTCCTCTGCACCAACTCCTTTAGCACAAGCAGTTCATGATGGCTTAACCGACATTATCAAGTTACTTCTAGAGGCTGGTGCTGATGTGAATGGTCTTGGTTCCTCTGCACCAACTCCTTTAGCACAGGCAGTTTATGATGGCTTAACCGACATTATCAAGTTGCTTCTAGAGGCTGGAGCTGACCCTAACATTCCTGACCAAGGAAGTATATCTCTGTCTTCATCTCACCTTTTACTATCTTGTAAGCTTTGCGATTTGCAATCTTGGCCCCTTTCTCCTTGCATCCGATTCAGGGTGGAACGTAAGCTAGGTCACCAGAGATACAAAGTACGTTGTATAGATTGTTCATGTTTGACAAAATACTGTTCAGTAGTTATTTACTCAGTGCATCTGTTTGGGTTTGCTTCACAGCTCGGACTGCAC CAAGGTCTAATTCCAATTGAGCAAGCAGCAGTTCGTCGTCGACGTGAGCTTGTTGAAGTTCTGTTTCCTTGGACAACACCAATTTCATGTCTTCCAGATTGGAGTGTCAATGGGATAATAAGAACAGTGAATTATTGGCGCATCAATCCTCTTCAGGCATGTAGATATTTTTTTTATTACTTCCTTCCAGGTTATCTCATGAAGCTTAATGC TCGTGATGTGGTTGTATGG GCCGCAGTTTCGATGGAAGAAAGAACTGCTTATTGGAAGTCGCGAGGAAAGGAAGCATTTGCAAGGGGGGACTACCTTACAGCAATTTCCTGCTACGATAAG GTACTTGACATAAACCCATCTGATACCCCGATGCATGCCAACAAGAGCCTCTGCTGGCTGCGTATGAGACATGGGCGTCTAACTCTGGAAGATGCACGCAAGTGCAAAATGATACGGCCCCGTTGGTCCAAGGCCTGGTATCGTGAAGGTGCAGCCCTCAGCTTCATGAAG GACTATGATGGCGCCGCCGACGCGTTCTGGGAGGCGCTGCAGCTGGACCCCAAGAGTGGAGAGATTAGGGAAGCGCTGAG GAAGGCCGAGAAGGCTGCAGAGGAGTCATGGCGCATGTAA